In one window of Constrictibacter sp. MBR-5 DNA:
- the queD gene encoding 6-carboxytetrahydropterin synthase QueD produces the protein MKIVQAFTFEAAHRLPNVPPTHRCHRMHGHSYRVELVLEGPVDPHTGFVADFFDIEEAFAPLLRTLDHHTLNEVEGLENPTAEHIAAWIWDRARPRLPLLAAVRVYETPMCWAEYAGTVQA, from the coding sequence ATGAAGATCGTTCAGGCCTTCACCTTCGAGGCCGCGCACCGCCTGCCCAACGTGCCGCCGACGCACCGCTGCCACCGCATGCACGGCCATTCCTATCGCGTGGAACTGGTGCTCGAAGGGCCGGTCGACCCGCACACGGGCTTCGTCGCCGACTTCTTCGACATCGAGGAGGCCTTCGCCCCGCTCCTCCGCACCCTCGACCATCACACGCTCAACGAGGTCGAGGGCCTGGAAAATCCGACGGCGGAACACATCGCCGCCTGGATCTGGGACCGCGCCCGCCCGAGGCTGCCGCTGCTTGCCGCGGTGCGCGTCTACGAGACGCCGATGTGCTGGGCGGAGTATGCGGGTACTGTGCAGGCGTAG
- a CDS encoding endonuclease/exonuclease/phosphatase family protein, with protein sequence MRLAVYNVENLFDRAKAMNLGSWEEGRPVLENFAALNALLGQIEYGSADKARMAALMADLGLERSDTGKFVILRRNRGGLVRRPRDGGVEIVADGRADWVGSLELRDEPIDDHAMRNTARAMIDIEADVLAVVEAESRPVLAAFNTEILPALDGTPFRHVMLIDGNDERGIDVGLMSRDGFPIGRMRSHVDDRLPNGSPVFSRDCPEFEVATPGGGRLVVLVNHFKSKGYGGKARSDARRKAQAERVAEIYERLIEAGIDDIAVVGDFNDTPDSAPLRPLLTCTSLTDIFEHPAFADGGYPGTFGLCNAGDKIDYMLLSPKLFEKVRAAGVFRRGMWPGSRPKRWDVYPELGRPREAASDHAALWADLDI encoded by the coding sequence ATGCGGCTGGCGGTCTATAACGTCGAGAACCTGTTCGACCGCGCCAAGGCGATGAACCTGGGCAGCTGGGAAGAAGGCCGACCCGTTCTCGAGAACTTCGCGGCACTGAACGCCCTGCTCGGTCAGATCGAGTACGGCTCCGCCGACAAGGCACGGATGGCCGCGCTGATGGCCGATCTCGGCCTGGAGCGTTCCGACACCGGCAAGTTCGTCATTCTCCGGCGCAATCGCGGCGGACTGGTCCGGCGCCCGCGCGACGGCGGGGTCGAGATCGTGGCCGACGGCCGCGCCGACTGGGTGGGATCGCTCGAACTGCGCGACGAGCCGATAGACGATCATGCGATGCGCAACACCGCCCGGGCGATGATCGACATCGAGGCCGACGTGCTGGCGGTCGTCGAAGCGGAGAGCCGGCCGGTTCTGGCGGCTTTCAACACTGAAATCCTGCCGGCGCTCGACGGGACGCCGTTCAGGCACGTGATGCTGATCGATGGAAACGACGAGCGCGGCATCGATGTCGGCCTGATGAGCCGCGATGGCTTCCCGATCGGCCGGATGCGAAGCCATGTCGACGATCGCCTGCCGAACGGCTCGCCGGTCTTCTCGCGCGACTGTCCGGAATTCGAAGTCGCGACGCCGGGGGGCGGGCGGCTCGTCGTCCTCGTCAACCACTTCAAGAGCAAGGGCTATGGCGGGAAGGCGCGTTCGGACGCGCGACGCAAGGCCCAGGCCGAGCGGGTGGCGGAGATCTACGAGCGTCTGATCGAAGCGGGCATCGACGACATTGCCGTCGTCGGCGATTTCAACGATACGCCGGACAGCGCCCCGCTGCGGCCTTTGCTGACCTGCACATCGCTCACGGACATATTCGAGCACCCGGCGTTCGCCGACGGCGGCTACCCGGGGACCTTCGGCCTCTGCAACGCGGGCGACAAGATCGACTACATGCTCCTGTCGCCGAAGCTCTTCGAGAAGGTCCGCGCCGCCGGCGTCTTCCGCCGCGGCATGTGGCCGGGATCGCGGCCGAAGCGCTGGGATGTCTATCCGGAGCTTGGCCGCCCGCGTGAGGCCGCCTCCGACCATGCGGCGCTTTGGGCGGATCTCGATATCTAG
- the rpsP gene encoding 30S ribosomal protein S16: MALKIRLTRGGAKKRPFYRIVVAEATSPRDGRFIERLGSYNPMLPADHPDRIKLFEERVKHWLSVGAKPTERVERFLGRAGLVEVPAIPTQTKANQPKAKAQERLKAAQAAAEDAA, encoded by the coding sequence ATGGCCCTGAAGATTCGCCTCACCCGCGGCGGTGCCAAGAAGCGCCCGTTCTACCGGATCGTCGTCGCCGAGGCGACGTCGCCGCGCGACGGCCGCTTCATCGAGCGCCTCGGCAGCTACAACCCGATGCTGCCGGCCGACCACCCGGACCGCATCAAGCTGTTCGAGGAGCGGGTGAAGCATTGGCTCTCCGTCGGCGCCAAGCCGACCGAGCGCGTCGAGCGCTTCCTGGGCCGCGCCGGCCTGGTCGAGGTCCCCGCGATCCCGACCCAGACCAAGGCGAATCAGCCCAAGGCGAAGGCGCAGGAGCGCCTGAAGGCCGCCCAGGCCGCCGCCGAAGACGCGGCGTAA
- the rimM gene encoding ribosome maturation factor RimM (Essential for efficient processing of 16S rRNA), whose translation MCLGAVAGAQGVRGDLRIKPFTADPADIASYGPVSDEAGTRRFTLTVREVRKDVVIASAAEVRDRNAAEALRGVRLYVPRAALPEPDEDEFYHADLIGLAAVGEDGTVFGTVRALHDFGAGDVMEIARAEGGQPFAVPFTREVVPVIDFAGRRVVVVPPEGLLDPPEAEGDAEAGSDDGPEASR comes from the coding sequence GTGTGCCTCGGCGCGGTGGCCGGGGCGCAGGGGGTGCGCGGCGACCTGCGGATCAAGCCGTTCACGGCCGATCCGGCGGACATCGCGTCCTACGGGCCGGTCAGCGACGAGGCGGGCACGCGGCGCTTCACCCTGACCGTGCGCGAGGTGCGCAAGGACGTGGTGATCGCGTCGGCGGCCGAGGTGCGGGACCGCAACGCCGCCGAGGCGCTGCGCGGCGTGCGGCTCTACGTGCCGCGCGCGGCGCTGCCCGAGCCGGACGAGGACGAGTTCTACCACGCCGACCTGATCGGCCTCGCCGCGGTCGGCGAGGACGGGACGGTCTTCGGCACGGTGCGGGCCCTGCACGATTTCGGGGCAGGCGACGTGATGGAGATCGCGCGGGCGGAGGGCGGCCAGCCCTTCGCGGTGCCGTTCACGCGCGAGGTCGTTCCGGTGATCGACTTCGCCGGGCGCCGGGTCGTCGTGGTGCCGCCCGAAGGCCTGCTCGACCCGCCTGAAGCCGAGGGCGACGCGGAGGCCGGGAGCGACGACGGGCCGGAGGCGTCGCGATGA
- the ffh gene encoding signal recognition particle protein: MFESLQERLTGVFDKLRRRGSLSESDVDAALREVRVALLEADVALPVVKDFIDQVRSKAVGQQVLRSVTPGQQVVKIVHDHLVEFLGKDPQDLSLRAAAPVPILMVGLQGSGKTTSTGKIALRLKDREKKKVLMASVDIHRPAAQEQLAQIGRQIGVATLPVVFGELPVAIARRAMETGRREGYDVVFVDTAGRLGIDEKMMQEAIAVRDAINPHETLLVADAMTGQDAVNVAKAFNERIGVTGIMLTRVDGDARGGAALSMRAVTGKPLKFLGVGEKMDAIEAFHPDRIAGRILGMGDVVSLVERAAETIEQEDAEKLARKMQKGQMDLEDMLSQLRQVKKMGGLGGIMKMLPGVGKMQKQLAGANIDEKMIGRQEAIILSMTKKERARPDLIKASRKQRIAAGSGSTVQEVNRLLKQFQQMQSVMKKVGKMDKTSLMRSGLGGLMGGGGMGGMGGPGGQGGPFGPRGMR; this comes from the coding sequence GTGTTCGAGAGCCTTCAGGAACGGCTGACCGGCGTCTTCGACAAGCTGCGCCGGCGCGGCTCGCTCTCCGAGAGCGACGTCGACGCGGCGCTGCGCGAGGTGCGCGTGGCGCTGCTCGAGGCCGACGTGGCGCTGCCCGTCGTCAAGGACTTCATCGACCAGGTCCGCTCCAAGGCGGTCGGCCAGCAGGTGTTGCGCTCGGTCACGCCGGGCCAGCAGGTCGTCAAGATCGTCCACGACCATCTGGTCGAGTTCCTCGGCAAGGATCCCCAGGACCTCAGCCTGCGTGCCGCGGCACCGGTGCCGATCCTGATGGTGGGCCTGCAGGGCTCGGGCAAGACGACCTCGACCGGCAAGATCGCGCTCCGCCTGAAGGACCGCGAGAAGAAGAAGGTCCTGATGGCGTCGGTGGACATCCACCGTCCCGCCGCCCAGGAACAGCTGGCGCAGATCGGCCGCCAGATCGGCGTGGCCACGCTGCCCGTCGTCTTCGGCGAACTGCCGGTGGCGATCGCCCGGCGCGCCATGGAGACGGGCCGGCGCGAGGGCTACGACGTGGTCTTCGTCGACACCGCCGGCCGCCTCGGCATCGACGAGAAGATGATGCAGGAGGCGATCGCCGTCCGTGACGCGATCAATCCGCACGAGACGCTGCTGGTCGCCGACGCGATGACCGGCCAGGATGCGGTCAACGTCGCCAAGGCCTTCAACGAGCGGATCGGCGTCACCGGCATCATGCTGACCCGCGTCGACGGCGACGCGCGCGGCGGTGCGGCGCTGTCGATGCGCGCCGTGACCGGCAAGCCGCTGAAGTTCCTCGGCGTCGGCGAGAAGATGGACGCCATCGAGGCGTTCCATCCCGACCGCATCGCCGGCCGCATCCTCGGCATGGGCGACGTCGTCAGCCTGGTCGAGCGCGCCGCCGAGACGATCGAGCAGGAAGACGCCGAGAAGCTCGCGCGGAAGATGCAGAAAGGTCAGATGGACCTTGAAGACATGCTTTCGCAGCTGCGGCAGGTGAAGAAGATGGGCGGCCTGGGCGGCATCATGAAGATGCTGCCGGGCGTCGGCAAAATGCAGAAGCAGCTCGCCGGCGCCAACATCGACGAGAAGATGATCGGCCGCCAGGAAGCGATCATCCTGTCGATGACCAAGAAGGAACGCGCCCGGCCCGACCTCATCAAGGCGTCGCGCAAGCAGCGCATCGCCGCCGGCTCCGGCTCGACCGTCCAGGAGGTCAACCGCCTGCTGAAGCAGTTCCAGCAGATGCAGTCGGTGATGAAGAAGGTCGGCAAGATGGACAAGACATCCCTCATGCGCTCCGGCCTCGGCGGCCTGATGGGCGGCGGCGGCATGGGGGGAATGGGCGGTCCCGGCGGCCAGGGCGGTCCCTTCGGGCCGCGCGGGATGCGCTAG